A window of Gemmatimonadota bacterium contains these coding sequences:
- a CDS encoding right-handed parallel beta-helix repeat-containing protein, with product MIRLRPATLVAVILGASASLAGAQGAPRTLPLTPGMVITESVRIRPGLYRLPAPASLDSALVVVRGSGVVVDMRGVRLEGTAVDADPDQAAGVAVRIDGGEGVELRGATIRGYRIAVLVRGTRHLTLRDNDLSHNWKPRLFSQVGHESLVDWLSFHQNEKREWMRFGAAIYLEDVIGGTIRGNRAEQGMNALLMTRTDSVLVEENIFAFNSGLGIGMYRSSHDVIARNRLDYNVRGYSHGWFRRGQDSAGLLMYEQSSGNLVAWNSVTHSGDGLFLWAGQSTMDTGEGGANDNSFFGNDFSFAPTNGIEATFSRNMFFSNVVEGNDHGLWGGYSFGSLIVGNCFARNRVGVAIEHGQENAIQRNVFDGDTTAIYLWANPVEPSDWVYPRKRDTRSRDYVISRNILAGNVTPWRVSQTAPLDSTANTVVASTPRCAVASRLESATFGELAGLVDQVIGRGPSAIPAAPWPRRDRSAIVVDEWGPFDWRSPKLWPADTMRDAVPLRTLGPAGRWRVVAMEGVRGVSARAGRIGDTLVVRPQEDREHDWVVTLEYVGAATRSPRGVRSAAGVPVRFAFERRAPRTDWRVRYFAWTDTLQDPPRRGGNLEAILAGTPLLERRDARLDHQWFRPRFGLPQERWALEARATIDVPAGAHLLRVISDDAARVIVDGATVAERREPGGSEVMYAGLTPGKHDVVVQYYQLTGWTELRVDVVRGTNRSTGSAGPH from the coding sequence GTGATCCGCCTGCGTCCGGCAACGTTGGTGGCGGTGATCCTCGGTGCCTCGGCGAGCCTCGCCGGGGCGCAGGGCGCGCCGCGCACGCTCCCCCTCACCCCCGGCATGGTGATCACCGAGTCGGTGCGCATCCGCCCGGGCCTGTATCGGCTCCCGGCACCGGCCTCGCTCGATTCGGCGCTCGTCGTCGTGCGCGGCAGCGGCGTGGTGGTCGACATGCGCGGGGTGCGGCTCGAAGGGACCGCGGTGGACGCCGACCCCGATCAGGCCGCCGGTGTGGCGGTGCGCATCGACGGTGGCGAGGGCGTCGAGCTCCGCGGCGCGACGATCCGCGGCTATCGCATCGCCGTGCTCGTGCGCGGCACGCGGCACCTCACGCTCCGCGACAACGACCTCTCGCACAACTGGAAGCCGCGCCTCTTCTCGCAGGTCGGGCACGAGAGCCTCGTCGACTGGCTCTCCTTCCACCAGAACGAGAAGCGCGAGTGGATGCGATTCGGCGCGGCGATCTACCTCGAGGACGTGATCGGCGGGACGATCCGCGGGAACAGGGCGGAGCAGGGGATGAACGCGCTGCTGATGACGCGGACGGATTCCGTGTTGGTCGAGGAGAACATCTTCGCGTTCAACTCCGGACTCGGGATCGGCATGTACCGCTCGAGCCACGATGTGATCGCGCGCAACCGCCTCGACTACAACGTGCGCGGCTACTCGCACGGCTGGTTCCGGCGAGGACAGGACTCAGCCGGTCTCCTGATGTACGAGCAGAGTTCGGGGAACCTGGTCGCCTGGAACTCGGTCACGCACTCCGGCGACGGGCTCTTCCTGTGGGCCGGACAGTCGACGATGGACACCGGCGAGGGTGGGGCGAACGACAACTCCTTCTTCGGCAATGACTTCTCGTTCGCCCCCACGAACGGCATCGAAGCGACGTTCAGCCGCAACATGTTCTTCTCCAATGTGGTGGAGGGGAACGATCACGGTCTCTGGGGCGGCTACAGCTTCGGCAGCCTGATCGTCGGGAACTGCTTCGCACGCAACCGAGTGGGGGTCGCGATCGAGCACGGCCAGGAGAACGCGATCCAACGCAACGTCTTCGACGGCGACACGACCGCGATCTATCTCTGGGCCAATCCGGTCGAACCGTCGGACTGGGTCTATCCTCGGAAGCGCGACACGCGCAGTCGCGACTACGTGATCTCGCGGAACATCCTCGCCGGCAATGTCACGCCGTGGCGCGTGAGCCAGACGGCGCCACTGGACTCGACGGCGAATACCGTCGTCGCCAGCACGCCGCGGTGCGCCGTGGCATCTCGACTCGAGTCGGCGACCTTCGGCGAACTCGCCGGTCTGGTGGATCAGGTGATCGGGCGCGGACCGTCGGCCATCCCCGCCGCCCCGTGGCCCCGCCGCGACCGCTCGGCCATCGTCGTCGACGAGTGGGGCCCGTTCGACTGGCGCTCGCCCAAGCTCTGGCCTGCCGACACCATGCGCGATGCGGTGCCGCTGCGCACGCTCGGACCCGCCGGTCGCTGGCGTGTGGTCGCGATGGAGGGCGTCCGCGGTGTCTCGGCGCGTGCCGGACGCATCGGCGACACGCTCGTGGTGCGTCCGCAGGAGGACCGCGAGCACGACTGGGTGGTGACGCTCGAGTACGTGGGCGCGGCCACGCGGTCGCCCCGTGGCGTGCGGTCCGCGGCCGGCGTGCCGGTGCGATTCGCGTTCGAACGGCGCGCGCCACGGACCGACTGGCGCGTGCGCTACTTCGCGTGGACCGACACGCTGCAGGATCCGCCGCGCCGCGGCGGGAATCTCGAGGCGATCCTCGCCGGCACGCCGCTCCTCGAGCGGCGGGACGCGCGGCTCGACCATCAATGGTTCCGGCCGCGGTTCGGGCTGCCGCAGGAGCGTTGGGCGCTCGAAGCACGCGCGACGATCGACGTGCCGGCCGGAGCGCATCTCCTGCGCGTCATCAGCGATGATGCGGCGCGCGTGATCGTGGACGGTGCGACCGTCGCCGAGCGCCGTGAGCCCGGCGGCTCCGAGGTGATGTACGCGGGACTCACCCCGGGGAAGCATGACGTCGTGGTCCAGTACTACCAGCTGACGGGATGGACCGAGCTGCGGGTGGATGTGGTGCGCGGGACCAACCGTTCGACGGGGTCCGCCGGACCGCATTGA
- a CDS encoding threonine/serine exporter family protein, translating to MSELVPAPMAEVGDLDARLRFLTELARRLHIAGVSSQRLEGAVRATAQAMHVSAEVWSTPTGLLLSLADADVLHGTQQTRVLRLDPGQVDLRALVQLDRIAEEVIGGRRTVEQAWETMRALDRADRPGERLQVIGAFGLASGAVAGLLGTGWLDIGVALVLGVIIGWLAVLSATRPHLAAASEAVAAIVATTLATAFAHFVAPISLQTVIVSALIVLMPGLSLTTAVTELATQQLVTGTARFAGALTVLLKMTFGSVAATQVLAALGWTSGAPAPIEMPMLVEVVAAVAAAGSFAILFQASRRDVPLVMGSAILGYVLTRLAGNVLTFGDGTFAGGVFFASLTLAALANLYGRFAGRPGALVRLPGIMLLVPGSVGFRALGFVMEKDYTVGFDTLVAVLAALLALTAGLLFGALLVPPRRYL from the coding sequence ATGAGCGAACTCGTCCCCGCGCCGATGGCCGAGGTGGGCGACCTCGACGCGCGTCTGCGGTTCCTCACCGAGCTCGCGCGAAGACTCCACATCGCCGGGGTGAGTTCCCAGCGACTCGAGGGCGCGGTGCGCGCCACCGCGCAGGCGATGCACGTGAGCGCGGAGGTCTGGAGCACGCCGACCGGGCTGCTCCTTTCGCTCGCCGACGCTGACGTGCTCCATGGGACGCAGCAGACGCGGGTGCTGCGGCTCGATCCCGGGCAGGTCGACCTGCGCGCGCTCGTCCAGCTCGACCGGATCGCCGAGGAGGTGATCGGCGGCCGGCGGACGGTGGAGCAGGCGTGGGAGACGATGCGCGCACTCGACCGCGCCGACCGTCCCGGCGAGCGCCTGCAGGTGATCGGTGCGTTCGGCCTCGCGTCGGGTGCGGTCGCCGGCTTGCTCGGCACGGGATGGCTCGACATCGGCGTCGCGCTCGTGCTCGGGGTGATCATCGGGTGGTTGGCGGTGCTGAGTGCGACGCGTCCGCATCTGGCCGCGGCGAGCGAAGCGGTCGCGGCGATCGTCGCGACAACGCTGGCGACGGCCTTCGCCCACTTCGTCGCGCCGATCTCCCTGCAGACCGTGATCGTCTCGGCGCTGATCGTGCTCATGCCCGGGCTCTCGCTCACGACCGCGGTGACCGAGCTCGCGACGCAGCAGCTCGTCACGGGGACGGCGCGCTTCGCTGGCGCGCTCACGGTGCTGCTCAAGATGACGTTCGGCTCGGTGGCGGCGACGCAGGTGCTCGCCGCGCTCGGGTGGACGTCGGGTGCGCCGGCGCCGATCGAGATGCCGATGCTCGTCGAAGTGGTCGCGGCGGTCGCGGCCGCGGGGAGCTTCGCGATCCTCTTCCAGGCTTCGCGACGCGACGTCCCGCTCGTGATGGGGTCCGCGATCCTCGGCTACGTGCTGACGCGCCTCGCAGGGAACGTCCTCACGTTCGGGGACGGGACCTTCGCGGGCGGCGTCTTCTTCGCCTCGCTCACCCTCGCCGCGCTCGCGAACCTCTACGGCCGCTTCGCGGGGCGTCCCGGCGCGCTGGTGCGCCTGCCGGGGATCATGCTGCTCGTGCCGGGCAGCGTGGGGTTCCGAGCGCTCGGCTTCGTGATGGAGAAGGACTACACCGTGGGGTTCGACACGCTCGTCGCGGTGCTCGCCGCGCTCCTCGCGCTGACGGCGGGACTCTTGTTCGGGGCGCTGCTCGTGCCGCCCAGGAGGTATCTGTGA
- a CDS encoding OsmC family protein, producing the protein MATYHAQVSWQRGSDEFLRQKYSRGHRWTFDEGVSIPASASPHAVRAPWHVTAAVDPEEALVAALASCHMLFLLSYCSSAGFTVESYEDSPEGLMAKNERGKDAMTAFTLRPLVTFKERAPSEEEFMAMHHKAHDECYVANSLRADVTIQPTMRVV; encoded by the coding sequence ATGGCCACCTATCACGCGCAGGTCAGCTGGCAGCGCGGCAGCGACGAGTTCCTCCGGCAGAAGTACTCGCGCGGACATCGCTGGACGTTCGATGAGGGCGTCTCGATCCCCGCGTCCGCCTCACCGCACGCGGTGCGCGCACCTTGGCACGTCACGGCGGCCGTCGACCCCGAGGAGGCGCTCGTCGCCGCGCTGGCGTCGTGCCACATGCTCTTTCTCCTCTCGTACTGCTCCTCCGCCGGCTTCACCGTCGAGTCCTACGAGGACTCGCCAGAAGGGCTCATGGCGAAGAACGAACGCGGCAAGGACGCGATGACCGCCTTCACGCTCCGTCCGCTCGTGACGTTCAAGGAGCGGGCGCCGAGCGAGGAGGAGTTCATGGCCATGCACCACAAGGCGCATGACGAGTGCTACGTCGCCAACTCGCTGCGCGCCGACGTCACGATCCAGCCGACGATGCGCGTGGTCTAG
- a CDS encoding DUF2892 domain-containing protein, with amino-acid sequence MCDDKLIRRIAGVFVMGSVALGWFVDPRWYLFTGFVGFNLFQSSLTAWCPLERVLGRFGWFGCSATRSR; translated from the coding sequence ATGTGTGACGACAAGCTGATCCGCCGCATCGCCGGCGTGTTCGTGATGGGGTCCGTGGCGCTGGGATGGTTCGTGGATCCCCGCTGGTATCTCTTCACCGGGTTCGTGGGCTTCAACCTGTTCCAGTCGAGCCTGACCGCCTGGTGCCCGCTGGAGCGCGTGCTCGGGCGCTTCGGGTGGTTCGGGTGCTCGGCGACACGGTCGCGATGA